GGTGTACCCTGCGCGGGGGCCCCCAGTAGCATACTTCTCAATCACACTGTACTTCATAGCGTCCACTTTAAACACTTGGGGCACCTCCCCGTCATTCACAGTCAACTCTATCTCGAAAATCGTCTTCTCTTTACAAAGCCGAACCATTCGACCGTATTTCAACTCGCAGAACCGACCACCGTACTGCAATATGTCTGTTTCAAGGACAGGATCGATCTTGATCTGGTCCCTGTTCCCTGCTTTAGTAAATGTGTCGTCCCTGTAGCTCCAGTACTGCGATGAGATAAACTTGGGGAACACATTACCGTTCAGCATCGAGGTTCTATGCAGCCGACGAGTGATCTTCGCGTTCTCCCTCAAATCATGCAACATCACAtcgatcttgttcaaactTAATAGCACTTGTTCGTTGTTAGAACTGACGGGGGCATCAGCGGTGTCCCTCGACAAGGGACCCCCGTCGCCCACATCCCCCTTTGTCACTTTCCTTTTGATCAACTGGTAACACTCGTTCCAGTTCGGCTCCAACGTGTACCCggacaacttgaacaacttcagAGTCAACAGTTTCAAGAAACAGGATAGTAACTCATCCTTCTTATCGAAAAGCTCAAACAGCGGGTCTAGTAGATTAGTACGGTTCGACCGTTGTGAGAATTTCACATTGACACCTACGTAATCCCTCGTACCTTGGTTCGTCTCGTGGTGTCCACGTNNNCAAAATTGGTTCAACACTTGCTTGTATACCAGATCTGTGGTCCCATCGTCCAATTTATCGTCGACGTCCATAGAAGAACTGTCATTGAGATGTGGAGAGCTGATTTTCGAGGGAGATGGGGTGGGAGTCTGGCATTTGGCATTGATATTCACGTAGGGGTCCTCCCTCAACTCGTGTGAAAGTTCACTCAGACCCTTGACGGGCGAAACCCCCATTTTCTCGAAATCAACGTCTCGCAGATCTAAGATCGCATATAGTATTATCTGGACGGCATCACCTCTTTGATGGAAAAACGGTTTCACAAAATTCGTTATCGTGTGCATGTGCCTTGCTCGCGGATCCAAGATTACAAAACATTTGACGCTTCGGATAAAGGCCACTAAGGCCTCCACAGTGTTGACACTCGGGTTCAGTACTTTAATTTTAAActgcttcaaaaactggttCACAAGTTTGCTGAGACGTTCGTAACCGCTCATAAAAGTCCTCAATTCAAGGATCGTCGTCTTCGCCGCCTGATAACTCTCTACGACAATCTCAAAAATCTCTTCAGTTCGTATCCTTACAAACTCCTTCTCAAAACATTTGTATAGAACCTTTGTGAAATCGTGATTATCCTCCGATAGATGCAGAAACTTGGCAAGATGCGACCAGTACAGAttgatgaacttgttgaaagtATTCATCACGAGAAATTTCGCCTCCCAATTCCTCCTCATCTCATTGTCACACAACGTAGATATTTTCGAAACAATAGTGTCCAGCGCCAGGTTCCACGGTCTTAACAATTTCGCATTCGCTGTATAAAGCCATTCGATGATCTGATACCCAGACTCAAAATCATCGTCTTGCATCAGTGTTTCAAACTCAGCCACAAGACTGTTCCTGAGATTATCATCATTGTCAACAAGGTAATGTCTTAGTGAGCAGATAGTTTGCTCGATTGCTAGTTGATCTGAAATGGAGAGAAATGGTAAATACGTGACAGGGTATACAAGTTTGCTCTCAAGCACCTGGATATGCTTGAATTCGCGCTTAACCTGATCACACAGATATTCCTGTTTGATCACATCAATGTAATAAATCTTAAACTGCCTATCAAGCTCGGAAGCTTTGCCCAATACGGATCTGATGGCCTTCTTCATGCGTAACGATGGCGGATGACATGCATGCGCTTGCGGATGAATCCACCCCATCACTCTCTCCAAatcatcttgttcttgctctGTAGCCAAATAGCGCTTCAAATGATGCCGGCTTGACATCCTGTGCCCACTCATCTAATTTTGCCGCCTCCTCTGTTTCGCAACCCCAGAGGGTTTCTTAAATCGTTGTAGTTATTAGAACTTTAAAAATAATGTACACCGTGAAACGTTCAAAACGGTGTCACAAGGTTGTTTAGTATAAGGGCATCCTGCGTACCACCCTGAGCTCCTAGAACGAACAATGGAGGAAGATGCAATCCATGACTTTATCGAATTGACACAATGTCGGGACAGGAAGAAAGCAGAGAGATATCTCAGGGAAAGTCACTGGAATGTAAACTACGCCCTGAATGATTTCTACGATAAAGAGGTTGGGAACTTTTTCAGCACGTACAAGGATGTACCCCAGGACAATGTTGTGTACCCACCTGAGTTGATACATGTGTTTGATCAATACAGTGAAGCAGGGGTCATTACATTTGAAGGGATGATTACGTATATCGGTGATCTTTCTCTATCCATCGATGATTTGGTCACAATCTGCCTAGCCCAGTTGCTTGGGTGGGAAAACTTACTGGCACCAATTACGCGAGAGCAATTCTTAGCCCAGTGGTTTCTGCAAGGCTGTTCCACAATAAACGAGATGAAAACAGTATTGGCAGATCTCAATGGGAAGCTGGAGAAGGATAGGGGCTATTTTAAAGAGATATACATGTACACCTTCCCTCTGCTAGTTGAACCTGACCAAAACAAACTTGACGCTGCCAGTACAATAGAGTATTGGAAACTTTTCtttgaccaagaaaaaaaatacccGATGATTATAGATCAAGAGTTACTTGACCCATGGTTTGTATACTTAGGAGAGCAATCGGAAAATATGTCCGTAACAGAAGATATCTGGAAAATGGTATACCAGTTTTTCAACCGGTTCAGAAGCTTGGGAGACGTTAAACAAGGATATGATGAAATGGCAGCGTGGCCGATACTGATAGATGAGTTCATTGAGTACCTGCAGGATACTGTCCCGAATTTTTAGAACGATACTTACCGGTACATTCTTGCAATGGCAGCAAATAAAATACTGAATCTCACCCACTGCAAATGTGAAACTCAGAACAAGCTTTAGCTCTCGCAATTTTGCTAGAGTTCTCTCAGAATGAGATTTTTTCCTCCAGTTTTTCCTTAAAAGAACTTACCCAAGACACGCATTTGAGTCAGACTCGGAGAAATACAGACATCGCTTACTTTGACCTGCCCAAGGTACGTACAGTATTCAGCAAACTACTAGAAAAGACAATTTCTATTCTCTGCTATTTCGGTATATTCAAACTCCCAACCAAACAAGATGTACAGGTTCTAATGGACGTCAATGAATACCACAACGAGAGATAGTGTCATAGTGTCATTGGCATACTTTTGACACCATCGAGTGCTGGCCGTCCGTCAAGTATTGGGAACTCTATACTCAACCTTTAAAGGCGGgtaaaacagaaaaaattaagAAGAGAGACgttaaaaaaattttccacaTAAAGTTTATGCGATGACATTGGCATAGTTGCGGTACATTCTGAGCAGATCTGTGCATATAGAACAACGATCCAATGGTGAAATCGTACCAAAGATTTGAGCAGAGTGCAGTATTTGGTGTTATAAGCTCTGAAGCGAATAATGTTTGGCTGCCACCTTTGAAAGGGAGGAGCAGTGGAAGTCCTGGGCAAATTATCACCAGTGCGCTCGAAAACGTTAATATTTGGGACATCAAGACTGGAGAACTCATTGCGCAGCTACAGGATGGCATAACTCCTGGTTCTGCAGACTCAAAGGTGAATACAAAACCCGCAGAGGTCACTTTCTTACAGTACCACCCGGATTCAAGTCTACTGGCCGTTGGTTACAGAGACGGTAACATCAAAGTCTGGGATTTGGTTTCCAAGACTGTTCTGATTAACCTGAATGGACACAAATCCTCCATCACTGTCCTAAAATTTGACGTCAACTGTACCAGACTAGTATCTGGGTCCAGCGACTCCAATATCATTATCTGGGATTTAGTTTCTGAAGTCGGTATCTGTAAATTGAGATCCCACAAAGACAGAATTAGTGATTTATACGTTGACGATGACTTCAATTGGCTATTGAGTGTATCGAAGGATGGTCTTATAAAGGTTTGGGACTTGAAGACTAACCAGTGTGTGGAAACTCACATTGCCCATACTGGGGAATGTTGGTCGCTTGGGATTAAAGATGATGTTGTGATCACCACTTCCAACACTTCTCAAATTAAATTATGGAGTCTGGATTTGGACGGTGAAGTTGGGTCCAAGTTGATAGAGAAAGGTGTTTACGAGAAACAAAGTAAACAACGCGGCACATCAGTCAAATTCATTGAAAACTCGTCTGGCGTAGCCTTCTTTGCAATTGGTAATGCCGATAAAACTATTGAAATCTTCAGAATCAGGCCACAGGAAGAAATCACGAGAGCACTAAAGAAAAGGGAGAAAAGACTGAAAGAAAAGGGCATGGAGGATGAGGATATACAACAGAATATTAAAGAATCATTTGTCTCTACGATGATGCATTCCTTTCAAACTGTGAGATCCGCCTTTAAATTGAAGTCTTTCTCGTGGACCTTTGCAACAAACTCGAAGCTCGAACTTGTCGCGACAACTTCAAGCAATACCATCGAGTACTACACGATAGCCTATGAAAAGAGAGAGCCAACTCAGCCAGCCCCTAATAGACTGTACACTATAGAACTTCAAGGTTTAAGAACGGACATACGTGCCACTGACATTAGCGATGACAACATGTTACTGGCCACTGCGTCCAATGGACTGTTGAAAATCTGGAATCTGAGAACCAAACAGTGTATTAGAACTTTTGACTGTGGCTATGCATTGACGTGTAAATTTCTACCAGGTGGGTTACTTGTAATTTTAGGTACAAGGAACGGTGAGTTGCAACTCTTTGACCTGGCGTCATCCACCCAAATTGAAAATATAGAGGGGGCGCACGACGCCGCCATATGGTCTTTGGATCTCACAAGTAATGGTAAGAGGCTGGTCACCGG
This DNA window, taken from Huiozyma naganishii CBS 8797 chromosome 7, complete genome, encodes the following:
- the APC2 gene encoding anaphase promoting complex subunit 2 (similar to Saccharomyces cerevisiae APC2 (YLR127C); ancestral locus Anc_8.321), whose amino-acid sequence is MSGHRMSSRHHLKRYLATEQEQDDLERVMGWIHPQAHACHPPSLRMKKAIRSVLGKASELDRQFKIYYIDVIKQEYLCDQVKREFKHIQVLESKLVYPVTYLPFLSISDQLAIEQTICSLRHYLVDNDDNLRNSLVAEFETLMQDDDFESGYQIIEWLYTANAKLLRPWNLALDTIVSKISTLCDNEMRRNWEAKFLVMNTFNKFINLYWSHLAKFLHLSEDNHDFTKVLYKCFEKEFVRIRTEEIFEIVVESYQAAKTTILELRTFMSGYERLSKLVNQFLKQFKIKVLNPSVNTVEALVAFIRSVKCFVILDPRARHMHTITNFVKPFFHQRGDAVQIILYAILDLRDVDFEKMGVSPVKGLSELSHELREDPYVNINAKCQTPTPSPSKISSPHLNDSSSMDVDDKLDDGTTDLVYKQVLNQFXXRGHHETNQGTRDYVGVNVKFSQRSNRTNLLDPLFELFDKKDELLSCFLKLLTLKLFKLSGYTLEPNWNECYQLIKRKVTKGDVGDGGPLSRDTADAPVSSNNEQVLLSLNKIDVMLHDLRENAKITRRLHRTSMLNGNVFPKFISSQYWSYRDDTFTKAGNRDQIKIDPVLETDILQYGGRFCELKYGRMVRLCKEKTIFEIELTVNDGEVPQVFKVDAMKYSVIEKYATGGPRAGYTPTELCELCGMDIADVQTSLTYWVNAGLLRLSSSGYYESTSETGPPPNRGTPLEASTREFLDGVVWTFIRGMLESLGTLSCAEIHEYLAATVPATIRYQETVTMLQLQGYLDYNVQSTHLLQQTPEGEYKLS
- the DCN1 gene encoding NEDD8 ligase DCN1 (similar to Saccharomyces cerevisiae DCN1 (YLR128W); ancestral locus Anc_8.322), yielding MEEDAIHDFIELTQCRDRKKAERYLRESHWNVNYALNDFYDKEVGNFFSTYKDVPQDNVVYPPELIHVFDQYSEAGVITFEGMITYIGDLSLSIDDLVTICLAQLLGWENLLAPITREQFLAQWFLQGCSTINEMKTVLADLNGKLEKDRGYFKEIYMYTFPLLVEPDQNKLDAASTIEYWKLFFDQEKKYPMIIDQELLDPWFVYLGEQSENMSVTEDIWKMVYQFFNRFRSLGDVKQGYDEMAAWPILIDEFIEYLQDTVPNF
- the DIP2 gene encoding snoRNA-binding rRNA-processing protein DIP2 (similar to Saccharomyces cerevisiae DIP2 (YLR129W); ancestral locus Anc_8.324), with the translated sequence MVKSYQRFEQSAVFGVISSEANNVWLPPLKGRSSGSPGQIITSALENVNIWDIKTGELIAQLQDGITPGSADSKVNTKPAEVTFLQYHPDSSLLAVGYRDGNIKVWDLVSKTVLINLNGHKSSITVLKFDVNCTRLVSGSSDSNIIIWDLVSEVGICKLRSHKDRISDLYVDDDFNWLLSVSKDGLIKVWDLKTNQCVETHIAHTGECWSLGIKDDVVITTSNTSQIKLWSLDLDGEVGSKLIEKGVYEKQSKQRGTSVKFIENSSGVAFFAIGNADKTIEIFRIRPQEEITRALKKREKRLKEKGMEDEDIQQNIKESFVSTMMHSFQTVRSAFKLKSFSWTFATNSKLELVATTSSNTIEYYTIAYEKREPTQPAPNRLYTIELQGLRTDIRATDISDDNMLLATASNGLLKIWNLRTKQCIRTFDCGYALTCKFLPGGLLVILGTRNGELQLFDLASSTQIENIEGAHDAAIWSLDLTSNGKRLVTGSADKTVKFWDFQLEQLPIEGTSGKSESKLTLNHDTTLELNDDVLCVKISPEDKHLAVSLLDNTVKIFFLDTMKFFLSLYGHKLPVLSIDISFDSKMVITSSADKNIKIWGLDFGDCHKSLFAHQDSIMNVKFLPESHNFFSCSKDGQVKYWDGDKFECVQKLVSHQSEVWCLAMGLDGSFVVSTSHDHSIRIWQETEDQVFLEEEREKEMEEQYEETLLNSLEEGTGDDAFKKDSVDGEGDEATDVHKQTIESLKANEKLMDALDLGLTEIEAMERYNSDMALWKKKKIGSEMPVKPSGNAVLLAVKKSPEQYIMETLARIKPSQLEDALLILPFSYVLKFLKFIDIVLKNKKMLHNYLALICKNLFFIVRTNHKELISQKNEELKLQITRVKQELRNTLKQNEDALGFNIQGLKFIKQQWDLKHNFEFVDEYDQRIQEEKKAKKRIFETLV